The Pseudomonadota bacterium genome includes a region encoding these proteins:
- a CDS encoding cobaltochelatase subunit CobN: MKIRKNIIILSAILVIAIICSADTANAARYAIGFFVGDSDAYTCLQAVKMINLPEVEIGIFTQEDIDKNLTTDFIKRMDIAIVDIMPRHLGKWLISKKAAINPGVRIYAVRMSGQLKDYLDAGFIMDQDVRNYYKFTSSANLKNLILFLSQKDLKLATRFVPAVIPPENGLYHPDAPEIFKSLEDYIKWYRQSGHYQPGKLWDLTIIFPTFPVDNKQAPVNALIRAYEKNGINTITLMRAMKDWDLAVDRLISAEPLKTHLGSITGFTFKFSSRLSAHTMDVLKKADVPVFSPIYLFFSTGEEWMASEQGVTPAEISLQFGVPELSGLIEPTVMGVKERVATESGKVNAYHYIPVTSLVEKQARRTALWHRLKQKANKDKKVVLIYYNHGGGKQNIGASYLNVFNSIREIISNMKQAGYTVDGDLSEDKIKDLLIRSGRNIGSWAPDELDKMIREGEVEFIPFLQYKKWLKDVDKTFAANIEKDWGSPDDSDIMTRNGKFIIPCIKLGNLILAPQPSRGWSDDPEKLFHSTVLYPHHQYTAFYLWLQNKIKPDVMINLGTHGTHEWLPGKQAGLSASCPPEVLIGDIPSLYPYIVDDVGEGIQAKRRGRGVIIDHATPPFKKGGDYGEYSKLAALISEYESSSSEKIRQARMVRIWDMAVKLGIDKDLDIRSLDDDGMEIIDHYILELKTEMIPYGLHTFGLSPTGEGLEETAKAIALKGDQAADFYKSLLLECGPSERNSLIRGLRGGYIPPASGNDPIRNPESLPTGKNFYSFDPDKVPSKEAWENGKKAADQLIDSYRKKNNGKYPEQIGIILWSVETIRDEGINVATALRLLGMKPVWDQCDKVTGVEPVLGKQLKRPRIDVLLQMSGLFRDTFPTAGLLLDNAVKQAATLSDVENFVKNHTVQIRKQLIEKGYTLKEAEKLSTVRLFSAEPGAYGTKVDNMTGSSGMWDNDSVVAEQGFINMVSYGYSSDIWGKPLKDTYRQNLKKVDATVHSISSNLYGSMDNDDMFQYLGGLSMAVRKESGKDPEVYVSMQKTMGQGHIEPISATIGRELRSRYLNPKWIEGMKKEKYAGARAMADFLENMWGWQVTTPKAIDKTKWEQTYEVYVEDKYGQDIKEFFNRENPWAYQSMTARMLEAARKGYWKADEKIKKKLAAEYAVNVVEKGVACCDHTCNNPMLNQMVVQIISLPGVLSPEIVEKFKLAVEQAAGKALDQQVKDRTILIAEMQNISPKASADSSSDVAVNKKESATKTAHGEKPVTVEGYKMEDMDKADDTTDLTSSGIQWAASLFILLIIVLFVWGSGRKHK; encoded by the coding sequence ATGAAAATTAGGAAAAATATAATTATTCTGTCGGCAATACTGGTAATTGCTATTATATGTTCTGCTGATACGGCTAATGCCGCGCGGTATGCGATAGGCTTTTTTGTAGGTGATTCTGACGCATATACTTGCTTGCAGGCAGTTAAGATGATCAATCTTCCGGAAGTGGAGATCGGAATTTTTACTCAGGAGGACATTGATAAAAACCTGACCACAGACTTTATTAAGCGCATGGATATTGCCATAGTTGATATTATGCCTCGTCATCTTGGTAAATGGCTCATTTCCAAAAAAGCAGCAATCAATCCGGGCGTAAGGATCTATGCAGTTCGAATGTCCGGTCAGCTTAAGGATTATCTTGATGCAGGTTTTATCATGGATCAGGATGTCCGAAACTATTATAAGTTTACTTCTTCCGCCAATCTTAAAAACCTGATTCTTTTCTTATCCCAAAAGGATCTGAAATTGGCCACCCGGTTTGTCCCTGCGGTTATTCCGCCTGAAAACGGGCTCTATCATCCTGATGCTCCTGAGATATTTAAGTCCCTTGAAGATTATATTAAATGGTACCGTCAAAGCGGTCACTACCAGCCGGGCAAGTTGTGGGATCTGACTATAATATTTCCTACTTTTCCTGTTGATAATAAGCAGGCTCCTGTTAATGCCCTGATACGGGCATATGAAAAAAACGGCATTAATACTATAACGCTCATGCGGGCCATGAAAGATTGGGATTTGGCCGTTGACCGTCTTATTTCCGCCGAACCGCTAAAAACTCATCTTGGTTCCATTACCGGATTTACTTTCAAGTTCAGTTCCAGATTATCGGCACACACAATGGATGTGCTGAAAAAAGCCGATGTACCGGTATTTAGTCCTATTTATCTTTTCTTTTCAACCGGAGAAGAATGGATGGCATCCGAACAAGGCGTTACTCCCGCAGAAATATCACTTCAATTTGGCGTACCGGAGCTTTCCGGGTTGATAGAGCCGACCGTGATGGGAGTTAAAGAACGTGTGGCAACAGAATCCGGGAAAGTTAATGCCTACCATTACATACCGGTAACATCTCTGGTGGAAAAACAAGCCAGGCGCACGGCTTTGTGGCACAGGTTGAAACAAAAAGCAAATAAGGACAAGAAGGTAGTACTGATATACTATAACCATGGTGGCGGCAAGCAAAATATCGGGGCCAGCTATCTTAATGTATTTAATAGTATCCGGGAAATCATCAGTAATATGAAACAGGCCGGATATACTGTTGATGGCGATCTGTCGGAAGATAAAATTAAAGATCTTTTGATCAGATCGGGACGCAATATAGGTTCATGGGCACCGGATGAACTGGATAAAATGATACGGGAAGGTGAAGTGGAGTTTATTCCGTTTTTGCAGTATAAGAAATGGTTAAAAGATGTTGATAAAACATTTGCCGCAAATATTGAAAAAGATTGGGGCAGTCCCGATGATTCCGATATCATGACCCGCAACGGCAAATTTATAATTCCCTGTATCAAGCTGGGCAATTTGATTTTAGCCCCTCAGCCTTCCAGAGGATGGAGCGATGACCCTGAGAAACTTTTTCATAGCACTGTTTTATATCCGCATCATCAATATACGGCTTTTTATTTATGGCTTCAAAATAAAATTAAACCCGATGTCATGATAAACCTGGGTACCCATGGCACACATGAGTGGCTGCCAGGAAAACAGGCCGGGCTCTCAGCTTCATGTCCGCCTGAGGTTCTTATCGGTGATATTCCCAGTTTGTATCCATATATTGTTGATGATGTCGGGGAGGGTATCCAGGCCAAAAGACGGGGCCGGGGCGTGATTATCGATCATGCAACACCACCTTTTAAAAAAGGAGGTGACTATGGAGAATACTCCAAACTGGCAGCTTTGATCAGTGAATATGAATCATCTTCTTCCGAAAAGATTCGACAGGCCAGAATGGTTCGTATTTGGGATATGGCGGTAAAACTGGGTATCGATAAAGATCTGGATATCCGAAGTCTTGATGATGATGGCATGGAAATAATCGATCATTATATCCTTGAACTTAAAACTGAAATGATACCTTACGGTTTGCACACTTTCGGTCTTTCTCCAACAGGAGAAGGCCTTGAAGAAACTGCAAAGGCTATTGCTTTAAAAGGTGATCAGGCTGCGGATTTCTATAAATCTCTGCTTTTGGAATGCGGTCCTTCTGAAAGAAACAGCCTTATCAGGGGTTTGCGAGGCGGCTATATTCCACCGGCATCAGGAAATGATCCGATACGGAACCCGGAAAGTCTTCCCACCGGTAAAAACTTCTATAGTTTTGATCCGGATAAGGTTCCATCTAAAGAAGCCTGGGAGAACGGCAAAAAAGCGGCGGATCAATTGATTGACTCATACCGGAAAAAAAATAACGGAAAATATCCTGAGCAGATAGGAATAATACTCTGGTCCGTTGAAACTATAAGAGATGAGGGAATCAACGTAGCCACAGCCTTGCGGCTATTGGGTATGAAACCGGTCTGGGATCAATGTGATAAGGTAACGGGTGTTGAGCCGGTTTTGGGAAAGCAGTTGAAAAGGCCACGGATCGATGTATTGCTTCAAATGTCGGGTCTTTTCAGAGATACGTTTCCCACGGCAGGGCTTTTGCTCGATAATGCTGTTAAACAGGCGGCGACTCTTAGTGATGTGGAAAATTTTGTTAAAAACCATACGGTCCAAATACGTAAACAACTGATAGAAAAGGGGTACACGCTAAAAGAGGCTGAGAAACTGTCCACCGTGCGGCTTTTCAGCGCAGAACCTGGGGCTTACGGAACCAAGGTAGATAACATGACAGGCTCAAGCGGTATGTGGGATAATGATAGTGTAGTTGCCGAACAGGGTTTTATCAACATGGTTTCATACGGGTATTCATCGGATATCTGGGGTAAGCCGCTTAAGGATACATACAGACAAAACCTGAAAAAAGTGGATGCCACCGTTCACTCTATTTCTTCGAATCTTTATGGCTCAATGGATAATGATGATATGTTTCAATACTTAGGCGGACTTTCCATGGCTGTGCGAAAGGAATCGGGAAAAGATCCTGAGGTGTATGTATCCATGCAGAAAACCATGGGGCAGGGACATATAGAGCCGATTTCCGCAACCATCGGCCGGGAGTTGCGCAGCCGGTACCTGAATCCCAAATGGATTGAGGGGATGAAAAAGGAAAAATATGCAGGCGCCAGGGCAATGGCGGATTTTCTGGAAAATATGTGGGGCTGGCAGGTTACCACTCCCAAAGCTATTGACAAGACAAAATGGGAACAGACGTACGAGGTTTATGTAGAAGACAAATATGGTCAGGATATTAAGGAGTTCTTCAACCGTGAAAATCCCTGGGCCTATCAATCCATGACCGCCCGTATGCTTGAAGCAGCAAGAAAAGGTTATTGGAAAGCGGATGAAAAAATCAAAAAGAAACTGGCAGCAGAATATGCGGTAAATGTAGTCGAAAAGGGCGTGGCTTGCTGCGATCATACCTGCAATAATCCAATGCTTAACCAAATGGTAGTACAGATAATATCTTTGCCGGGGGTGCTGTCTCCTGAAATAGTGGAAAAATTCAAGCTGGCTGTGGAACAGGCCGCAGGCAAAGCACTGGATCAGCAGGTCAAAGACCGCACAATATTGATTGCCGAAATGCAAAATATATCACCGAAAGCATCTGCCGATTCGTCGTCGGATGTTGCCGTTAACAAGAAAGAGTCCGCAACTAAAACCGCTCATGGAGAAAAGCCTGTAACCGTTGAAGGGTATAAAATGGAGGATATGGATAAAGCAGATGATACAACGGATCTTACATCTTCCGGCATTCAATGGGCGGCATCATTGTTTATTCTTCTGATCATAGTGCTGTTTGTCTGGGGATCGGGAAGAAAACACAAATAA
- a CDS encoding TonB-dependent receptor: MDEIVVTSTNKSKMIDIPASISVITAEELSEMGAKNIVEAISKIPGVDNVSAKDSAISIRGTKSSMAGGPVILIDGVPQKIGDYRYDEFSFIPVSQIERIEVLRSAGIAYGPGAARGVINVITKKGKTGVFNGDVSVSYGSWNTHNEYAGFSGSVNRWDYFVNTANYSTDGYEEEEEDRISALVKVGYNLSDQTRIGIRGNYITHDQITVDGFSKFEWQKENYRRDIHFPRSETDPTLIWHNSKDQDIATAAFEFSHKGNGLFIDSNISWTGYEEDYRRSYALYTSPTSVYHDDKEQDTYTATLSGGYDFNIGAISYTPSIGLNFEDIEFSNFRIYPYDPAKDTDSSIFDFEERQYGVFWDNDLVLSEHWGLKIGGRVDRVEIDFKDRVPNKVDESNTMYSWLIAPSYRFSEKATVYISAGRNYWFPTPRYYAWAAESGGDLNRPEDLKPEKSLTYEIGYRNMLHKTININLTTYFTEYNDKFSTVYNPPATTSYGQKNVGEAEARGIELEVDGRLCRYFGYRLAGTYQKIEWKSGQMVVYDHPSNDRVFRDLDGYRVDHVPEYSGLVGLDFYPFEGLKLGVDVNYTGSQYVDYLNRIKYSSKTTCDANISYKVNNWKIWVLGKNIFDRKIEYVSNTTGRLTGADGEPRNYYYIQDGAYVEAGISVGF, encoded by the coding sequence ATGGATGAAATCGTTGTCACATCAACCAATAAAAGTAAAATGATTGATATACCGGCTAGTATTTCAGTTATAACGGCTGAGGAACTATCAGAGATGGGTGCGAAAAATATTGTCGAGGCAATCAGCAAGATTCCGGGAGTCGATAATGTCAGCGCAAAAGACTCCGCTATATCCATCCGGGGTACCAAGAGTTCTATGGCCGGGGGACCCGTTATCCTCATTGATGGCGTGCCCCAGAAGATTGGTGATTACCGGTATGATGAATTCAGCTTTATCCCTGTTTCACAGATCGAAAGAATCGAGGTTCTGCGCTCTGCCGGGATTGCCTATGGGCCTGGAGCTGCCAGGGGTGTGATTAATGTTATCACTAAAAAAGGCAAAACCGGCGTCTTTAACGGTGATGTGTCGGTTTCCTACGGATCATGGAATACTCATAATGAATATGCGGGATTTTCGGGAAGCGTAAATCGGTGGGACTATTTTGTTAATACCGCAAATTACAGTACTGACGGTTATGAAGAAGAGGAAGAAGATCGTATATCCGCCCTTGTAAAGGTGGGTTACAATCTATCGGATCAAACCCGTATCGGCATCCGGGGAAATTATATCACACATGATCAGATCACCGTTGACGGGTTTTCAAAATTCGAATGGCAGAAGGAAAATTATCGCCGGGACATTCATTTCCCCAGGAGCGAAACCGATCCGACCCTGATCTGGCACAACTCAAAGGATCAGGACATCGCAACTGCAGCTTTTGAGTTTTCCCACAAGGGCAACGGCTTGTTTATAGATTCCAACATATCCTGGACAGGTTATGAGGAAGATTACCGCAGATCCTATGCTTTGTATACTAGCCCCACCAGCGTCTATCATGACGACAAGGAACAGGATACCTATACGGCAACACTTTCGGGGGGGTATGATTTTAACATAGGGGCAATCAGTTACACACCCTCCATTGGCTTGAACTTTGAGGATATTGAGTTTTCTAATTTTCGAATCTACCCCTATGATCCGGCAAAAGATACGGACAGTTCCATCTTTGATTTTGAAGAACGGCAATATGGCGTGTTCTGGGATAATGACTTGGTTCTTAGTGAACACTGGGGACTCAAGATCGGTGGCCGCGTCGACCGGGTTGAAATTGATTTTAAGGACCGGGTTCCGAACAAGGTGGATGAGAGCAATACAATGTATAGCTGGCTGATAGCCCCGTCCTATCGTTTCAGCGAGAAGGCTACTGTCTATATTTCAGCGGGAAGGAATTACTGGTTTCCCACGCCCCGGTATTATGCCTGGGCCGCGGAAAGCGGCGGAGATCTTAACCGGCCTGAGGATCTGAAACCGGAAAAGTCACTGACTTATGAAATCGGCTACCGTAATATGCTACATAAAACAATAAACATCAATCTGACTACCTATTTCACAGAATATAATGATAAATTCTCCACTGTTTATAATCCCCCAGCCACAACTTCCTATGGGCAAAAGAATGTGGGGGAGGCCGAGGCAAGAGGCATTGAACTTGAGGTGGACGGACGGTTATGCCGCTACTTCGGCTATCGGCTTGCCGGAACGTATCAGAAGATTGAATGGAAATCAGGTCAGATGGTGGTATATGACCACCCGTCCAATGATAGGGTCTTTAGGGATCTGGACGGCTATCGGGTAGATCATGTTCCTGAATACAGCGGTTTGGTGGGGCTTGATTTTTATCCCTTTGAAGGGCTCAAGCTTGGTGTAGATGTAAATTATACAGGATCTCAATATGTAGATTATTTAAACCGAATCAAATATTCATCAAAGACCACTTGTGATGCCAATATTTCCTACAAAGTGAATAACTGGAAAATCTGGGTTCTTGGCAAAAACATCTTTGACCGAAAGATAGAATATGTTTCCAACACGACCGGAAGGCTTACCGGAGCAGATGGGGAGCCCAGAAACTATTATTATATACAGGATGGTGCTTATGTTGAAGCCGGAATCAGTGTGGGTTTTTAA
- a CDS encoding cobaltochelatase subunit CobN — MFSKANAQNISILEVDINSYQVNQAVKKLNLPKSIQTRFFTFEDLKADKTAKNFITGSSIVFVNVMMPELANYMADEKLIAGRAVYALNRAGDPEALAKKGYLFDSKIIDYYHNKSIANMVNMVRMAVHRHIDPKIKFEEVKMVPELCIHHPDAPYKFSETVAYKSWYKYRSGYKLDNPWVGIMFYGTTLKEGQVEAADDLIKKLEASGFNVLACFGPVQMVLNQYLKPVDGKAPVDLLLAFTMKFSSCINDEIRAALVNLNVPVFNVIRPYGETIEEWRKSEVGLGPMETVWAVSTPEFSSAIEPTVLVGKKEIIDPETGRSLYVYETIDETIQLLIPRLKKWAALQRMHNPEKKIAIIYYNHSQGKQNIAAAYLNVFRSLQVIMNRMQEEGYNIKHTDKLTEDGLKEVILKSGRNIGSWAPGELDAMLAAGDAEQVSLTEYKKWFDRLPEEFKKPVLAQWGPPEKSTIMTKNGNMVFPMVKFGNIVLLPEPARGWTDDPMKLYHDTTLYPHHQYIAAYLWLSEKFKADAMVHLGTHATYEWLPGKQAGLAPSDPPEIMTGSIPNIYPYIVDDIGEGIEAKRRGRGVILDHLTPPMKEADLYHEYSQLQDLYQKYEIAKTGGSETAPEYMKKMKKLVEETGIATDLAITDMNEDAMKKINLYLHEIDNNSLPYGLHTYGKAYDPDAASETVELIMKQNPKADINQVQRDLDASPVREMDNFIRALRGEYVPAGEGNDPLRNLAAITTGKNFYGFSPAKVPSKAAWEIGKRAAVQMIEEKLKKDGKYPQKVGVVLWATETTRNEGVNESTILYLMGVEPVWDATERVTDSCVIPGRQLGRPRIDVLINPSGLYRDMFPNKLIFLDEAVQKAMAQTDIENFLAKNKAVIKNALIASGMNEKEAEEQSRFRIFTEKPGSYGNGVEEMVGASGLWESDKAISDIYMNRTQFAVGRGKWAVPVKEAFAENLRGVDIAVHSRSSNVIGIIDTDDFFMYLGGMSLAVKNVKGEAPDTMVTMHRKKDELMVEDVAKTIGRELRTRYLNPQWIEGMKKDNYAGARQMADFAENLWGWQVTVRDAVDAAKWKQVYDVYVEDKYGMELKEFFDKQNPWAYQSMTARMLEAVRKDYWQADEKITRKLAAEYAINVVEKGVACCDHTCNNPMLNQMVVNIISLPGVLSPEIVEKFKLAIEKMAAKSLDKQTEDRKELLAELSAGPGTNEKNTGQEEKKKPVDESSSKIQKDAKKVEGYKMQDMDTKDETTDLSSSGIQWAASLFVLLLIGLFVWGSRRRR, encoded by the coding sequence ATGTTTTCAAAAGCGAATGCACAAAATATTTCTATTCTGGAAGTAGATATCAATAGCTATCAGGTTAATCAGGCCGTAAAGAAATTGAATCTTCCAAAATCTATTCAAACACGGTTTTTTACTTTTGAAGATTTGAAGGCGGATAAAACGGCGAAAAACTTTATCACCGGATCATCAATTGTTTTTGTAAATGTAATGATGCCTGAATTGGCAAATTATATGGCTGATGAGAAATTAATAGCCGGTCGGGCAGTTTATGCACTTAACAGGGCGGGTGATCCGGAAGCACTGGCTAAAAAAGGATATCTGTTTGATTCAAAGATTATTGACTACTATCATAATAAAAGCATTGCCAATATGGTTAATATGGTACGTATGGCAGTACACCGTCATATTGATCCAAAGATTAAATTTGAAGAAGTAAAAATGGTGCCGGAACTATGTATCCATCACCCGGATGCGCCGTATAAATTTTCTGAAACTGTTGCCTATAAAAGTTGGTATAAATACCGTTCGGGTTATAAGCTTGATAATCCCTGGGTTGGTATCATGTTCTACGGTACTACTTTAAAAGAAGGTCAGGTTGAAGCAGCCGATGATTTGATCAAAAAGCTTGAAGCCTCAGGATTTAATGTACTTGCCTGTTTCGGCCCTGTTCAAATGGTCCTTAATCAATATTTAAAACCTGTTGACGGGAAAGCTCCGGTTGATTTACTTCTGGCTTTTACAATGAAGTTTTCTTCCTGTATCAATGATGAAATCCGTGCAGCTCTTGTAAATTTGAATGTGCCGGTTTTTAATGTAATCCGCCCTTACGGCGAAACCATAGAAGAGTGGCGAAAAAGCGAGGTGGGTTTAGGCCCCATGGAAACTGTCTGGGCTGTATCCACACCTGAGTTTTCCTCAGCAATCGAGCCAACGGTGTTGGTAGGAAAGAAGGAAATTATTGATCCTGAAACCGGCAGGAGTCTGTATGTATATGAAACTATAGATGAAACTATTCAACTTCTTATCCCGCGCCTTAAAAAATGGGCGGCACTTCAGCGAATGCACAATCCCGAAAAGAAAATAGCCATAATTTATTACAATCACAGCCAGGGTAAACAAAATATTGCTGCCGCCTATCTGAATGTTTTTAGAAGCCTTCAGGTTATTATGAACCGGATGCAAGAGGAAGGTTACAACATCAAACATACGGATAAGCTAACGGAAGATGGGCTTAAAGAAGTTATTTTAAAAAGTGGGCGAAATATTGGTTCCTGGGCTCCCGGAGAGCTTGATGCAATGCTTGCGGCCGGTGATGCAGAGCAGGTTTCATTGACGGAATATAAAAAATGGTTTGACAGGCTGCCTGAAGAATTCAAAAAACCGGTGTTAGCCCAATGGGGTCCGCCTGAAAAAAGTACTATCATGACCAAAAACGGTAATATGGTTTTTCCCATGGTGAAATTCGGCAATATAGTATTATTGCCTGAACCGGCCCGCGGATGGACGGATGATCCCATGAAACTGTATCATGATACTACTCTTTATCCTCACCATCAGTATATTGCGGCATATCTCTGGCTTTCGGAAAAATTTAAAGCCGATGCCATGGTACATCTGGGGACACATGCAACTTATGAATGGCTTCCGGGAAAACAAGCCGGTCTTGCGCCATCAGATCCACCGGAGATTATGACCGGAAGTATTCCCAATATATATCCTTATATTGTGGATGATATAGGAGAAGGCATTGAAGCCAAGCGCCGGGGCAGGGGAGTAATTCTTGATCATCTGACTCCTCCAATGAAAGAAGCCGATCTTTACCATGAATACAGTCAATTGCAAGATCTGTATCAAAAATATGAAATTGCCAAAACAGGCGGCAGCGAAACTGCACCCGAATACATGAAGAAAATGAAGAAACTGGTGGAAGAAACCGGGATTGCGACTGATCTTGCAATAACCGATATGAATGAAGATGCGATGAAGAAAATTAATCTATATCTTCATGAGATTGACAACAATTCACTTCCTTACGGTTTACATACATATGGTAAAGCCTATGACCCTGATGCGGCATCGGAAACAGTTGAGCTGATAATGAAGCAGAATCCGAAAGCCGATATAAATCAGGTGCAACGGGATTTGGATGCTTCTCCTGTCAGGGAGATGGATAATTTTATCCGCGCCTTACGCGGAGAATATGTGCCTGCCGGAGAAGGCAATGATCCATTACGAAACCTTGCAGCTATTACCACCGGTAAAAACTTTTATGGATTTTCCCCGGCAAAGGTACCATCCAAAGCGGCCTGGGAAATCGGTAAACGGGCTGCCGTGCAAATGATAGAAGAGAAGTTGAAAAAGGATGGCAAATATCCGCAAAAAGTAGGTGTGGTGCTTTGGGCAACCGAGACCACCCGTAACGAAGGTGTTAATGAAAGCACGATACTGTATCTTATGGGTGTGGAGCCGGTCTGGGATGCTACAGAACGTGTAACAGACAGCTGTGTAATTCCGGGAAGACAACTTGGTCGTCCCCGTATCGATGTGCTTATAAATCCTTCCGGTTTGTATCGTGATATGTTTCCAAATAAACTCATATTTCTGGATGAAGCAGTACAAAAAGCAATGGCCCAGACCGATATAGAAAATTTTCTTGCGAAAAACAAGGCAGTTATTAAAAACGCGCTTATTGCTTCAGGTATGAATGAAAAAGAGGCTGAAGAGCAGTCACGTTTTCGGATATTTACTGAAAAGCCCGGTTCTTATGGAAACGGGGTGGAAGAGATGGTGGGCGCTTCGGGACTGTGGGAATCAGATAAAGCTATCAGCGACATCTATATGAACCGTACCCAGTTTGCTGTGGGCCGGGGGAAATGGGCTGTGCCCGTAAAAGAAGCATTTGCGGAAAACCTTCGCGGTGTGGATATAGCTGTTCATTCGCGTTCCAGCAACGTGATAGGCATCATCGATACCGATGATTTTTTCATGTATCTGGGAGGCATGTCACTTGCTGTGAAGAATGTGAAAGGCGAAGCGCCTGATACTATGGTTACAATGCATCGTAAAAAAGATGAATTGATGGTTGAAGATGTGGCCAAAACAATCGGCAGGGAGCTTAGAACACGCTATTTAAATCCCCAGTGGATTGAAGGGATGAAAAAGGACAATTATGCCGGGGCCCGCCAGATGGCTGATTTTGCGGAAAACCTTTGGGGTTGGCAGGTTACGGTACGTGATGCTGTGGATGCTGCCAAGTGGAAGCAGGTATATGATGTTTATGTGGAAGATAAGTATGGCATGGAGCTGAAAGAGTTTTTTGATAAGCAAAATCCATGGGCATATCAATCAATGACTGCCCGCATGCTGGAAGCGGTTCGCAAGGACTACTGGCAGGCTGATGAAAAAATCACCCGCAAGCTGGCCGCCGAATATGCGATCAATGTAGTCGAAAAAGGTGTGGCCTGCTGCGACCATACCTGCAACAATCCCATGCTTAATCAGATGGTAGTAAATATTATTTCTTTGCCTGGTGTATTGTCGCCGGAGATAGTGGAAAAATTCAAGCTGGCAATAGAGAAAATGGCTGCCAAATCTTTAGATAAGCAGACCGAGGATAGAAAAGAACTGTTGGCCGAACTTAGTGCCGGGCCGGGAACGAATGAGAAAAACACCGGACAGGAAGAAAAGAAAAAGCCTGTGGATGAGAGTAGTAGTAAAATCCAGAAAGATGCAAAAAAAGTTGAGGGCTATAAGATGCAGGATATGGATACTAAAGATGAAACTACGGATTTGAGTTCATCGGGCATCCAATGGGCGGCATCACTGTTTGTCCTGTTATTGATTGGATTGTTTGTTTGGGGATCGCGGCGCAGACGATAG
- a CDS encoding sirohydrochlorin cobaltochelatase — translation MRRLKLYSLMTAFIFFVLSGYAYAASGHARTDSKKVGILLVAFGSSEASAQVSFQNIDKKVKATYPDIPVYWAYTSHIIRDKLAKQGKLLDSPEVALAKMIDEKFTHVAVQSLHTIGGAEYHDLRRTVEAFKLMGRFQRIVLGYPLLASQNDMQRTVNAIIKYIPKNRKKDEAVVLMGHGTHHPSNAFYAALMFQLQLRDPNIFVGTVEGYPEIGLIKELLLQKKIKIAYLIPFMSVAGDHAKNDMAGDEADSWKSILTINGITCVPVLKGTAEYDDFVDIWVDHIGKPLSHF, via the coding sequence ATGAGAAGATTAAAATTGTACAGTTTGATGACGGCTTTTATATTTTTTGTGCTTTCAGGTTATGCTTATGCTGCAAGCGGTCATGCTCGCACTGATTCGAAGAAGGTAGGGATTCTTTTGGTTGCTTTTGGATCAAGCGAAGCATCAGCCCAGGTTTCATTTCAAAACATCGATAAAAAGGTTAAGGCCACCTATCCCGATATCCCGGTTTACTGGGCATATACGTCTCATATCATCCGGGATAAACTTGCTAAGCAAGGGAAATTGCTGGATTCACCCGAAGTTGCCTTAGCGAAGATGATAGACGAAAAATTTACTCATGTGGCTGTTCAATCCCTGCACACCATCGGCGGGGCAGAATATCACGATTTAAGAAGAACTGTGGAAGCATTCAAATTGATGGGAAGATTCCAAAGAATTGTGCTGGGATATCCTCTTTTGGCAAGCCAGAATGATATGCAAAGGACGGTTAATGCCATAATAAAATACATACCCAAAAACAGGAAAAAAGACGAAGCCGTTGTTTTAATGGGACACGGCACCCACCATCCATCTAATGCCTTCTATGCAGCATTGATGTTCCAGTTACAGCTTAGAGATCCTAATATATTCGTCGGCACAGTGGAAGGTTATCCAGAAATCGGTCTGATAAAAGAATTGCTGCTTCAAAAAAAGATAAAAATAGCATATTTGATACCCTTTATGTCGGTAGCCGGAGATCATGCCAAGAACGACATGGCAGGAGATGAAGCAGATTCTTGGAAATCTATTTTAACAATAAACGGTATTACATGTGTTCCGGTTCTTAAAGGTACTGCGGAATATGATGATTTCGTAGATATCTGGGTTGACCATATTGGTAAACCACTTAGTCATTTTTAA